One Propionispora vibrioides genomic window carries:
- a CDS encoding DUF255 domain-containing protein, which translates to MTWCEEAFAKAREEDKPIFFSCDYSTSKLMELIYS; encoded by the coding sequence ATAACCTGGTGTGAAGAAGCGTTTGCGAAAGCGAGAGAAGAAGACAAGCCGATATTTTTTAGTTGTGACTATAGTACGTCTAAGTTGATGGAACTGATTTATTCATAG